From a region of the Syngnathus typhle isolate RoL2023-S1 ecotype Sweden linkage group LG12, RoL_Styp_1.0, whole genome shotgun sequence genome:
- the LOC133163288 gene encoding transcription factor 7-like 1 isoform X1: MEKLREEFEQIVGELEWQDVADTLQELCSNIMCDPSNMPPPHPPLNPPPSPLYGGMSFDARPQPLRFPPRLPFIPHAQFVPLPSMRYGPQFNPYFMHPYHLSRQAGSPFRLQYLPCQMTPQVVHSQPSFTYPTAPPQPKKSLPVVPLPEGATLHAVGMLNGEVLYEAVDASQAAPPPLLPPTTTCSSSLKTKRKRRRKPAGVKKPPNAFKCFLRERRPALKNQLEQKDSVAVNKFLEQLWTSLSKEQQAKYYEQAHVEKELNEQLSSDGSSGSDKDDAAAKKKRRRCDAAAASHEHRNAGDDAPASSGSSFVSSSSSWLEAVISDSPAAPCATSPASSGSPTPNKCPDSADESDIEGMDAKLLHLLGCC; encoded by the exons ATGGAGAAGCTCAGGGAAGAGTTTGAGCAGATCGTAGGCGAGCTCGAGTGGCAGGATGTTGCCGACACCCTGCAAGAGTTGTGCTCCAACATCATGTGTGACCCCAGCAACATGCCCCCCCCTCACCCGCCCTTGAACCCCCCACCGTCTCCCTTGTACGGCGGGATGTCGTTTGACGCCCGCCCTCAGCCGCTCCGCTTCCCTCCGCGCCTGCCGTTTATCCCGCACGCCCAGTTCGTGCCGCTTCCCAGTATGAGATACGGGCCGCAGTTCAACCCGTACTTCATGCACCCCTATCACCTCAGCCGCCAGGCGGGCTCTCCTTTCCGTCTCCAG TACTTACCCTGCCAGATGACGCCTCAGGTGGTCCACAGCCAGCCGTCCTTCACCTACCCAACGGCGCCACCGCAGCCG AAAAAGAGCCTCCCTGTGGTGCCGCTTCCCGAAGGTGCCACGCTGCACGCCGTCGGGATGCT CAACGGCGAAGTGTTGTACGAGGCGGTGGACGCCTCTCAGGCCGCGCcacctcctcttcttccccCCACGACCACCTGCTCCTCCAG TCTTAAAACGAAGCGCAAGCGGCGACGCAAGCCCGCCGGGGTCAAAAAGCCGCCCAACGCCTTCAAATGCTTTCTCCGAGAGCGACGCCCGGCGCTGAAGAACCAACTGGAGCAGAAGGACAGCGTGGCTGTCAACAAGTTCCTGGAACAGCTG TGGACGtcgttgagcaaggagcagCAGGCCAAATATTACGAACAGGCCCACGTGGAGAAGGAGCTGAACGAGCAGCTGTCCTCCGACGGCTCCAGCGGCAGCGACAAAGACGACGCC GCCGCCAAAAAGAAGAGGCGGCGCTGCGACGCCGCAGCCGCTAGCCACGAACACAGGAACGCGGGCGATGACGCGCCCGCTTCCTCCGGCTCTTCTTTcgtctcctcctcgtcctcctggcTGGAGGCCGTCATCTCCGACTCTCCCGCCGCGCCGTGTGCCACCTCGCCCGCTTCTTCCGGCTCGCCCACCCCCAACAAGTGTCCCGACTCGGCCGATGAATCTGACATCGAGGGCATGGACGCCAAGCTGCTGCACCTGCTCGGATGCTGTTAG
- the LOC133163288 gene encoding transcription factor 7-like 1-B isoform X2, whose translation MVTRFRKVGAELPANSTSSQDRDHLTANCANIDNFGTNISNFGQVAQYYQHARPTHKQLQLYLPCQMTPQVVHSQPSFTYPTAPPQPKKSLPVVPLPEGATLHAVGMLNGEVLYEAVDASQAAPPPLLPPTTTCSSSLKTKRKRRRKPAGVKKPPNAFKCFLRERRPALKNQLEQKDSVAVNKFLEQLWTSLSKEQQAKYYEQAHVEKELNEQLSSDGSSGSDKDDAAAKKKRRRCDAAAASHEHRNAGDDAPASSGSSFVSSSSSWLEAVISDSPAAPCATSPASSGSPTPNKCPDSADESDIEGMDAKLLHLLGCC comes from the exons ATGGTGACCCGCTTCCGAAAGGTGGGGGCGGAGCTTCCAGCAAACTCCACTTCATCGCAAGATCGAGATCACTTGACCGCAAACTGCGCAAATATCGACAACTTTGGCACAAATATCTCCAACTTTGGCCAAGTTGCGCAGTATTACCAGCACGCAAGACCGACTCATAAACAACTACAGTTG TACTTACCCTGCCAGATGACGCCTCAGGTGGTCCACAGCCAGCCGTCCTTCACCTACCCAACGGCGCCACCGCAGCCG AAAAAGAGCCTCCCTGTGGTGCCGCTTCCCGAAGGTGCCACGCTGCACGCCGTCGGGATGCT CAACGGCGAAGTGTTGTACGAGGCGGTGGACGCCTCTCAGGCCGCGCcacctcctcttcttccccCCACGACCACCTGCTCCTCCAG TCTTAAAACGAAGCGCAAGCGGCGACGCAAGCCCGCCGGGGTCAAAAAGCCGCCCAACGCCTTCAAATGCTTTCTCCGAGAGCGACGCCCGGCGCTGAAGAACCAACTGGAGCAGAAGGACAGCGTGGCTGTCAACAAGTTCCTGGAACAGCTG TGGACGtcgttgagcaaggagcagCAGGCCAAATATTACGAACAGGCCCACGTGGAGAAGGAGCTGAACGAGCAGCTGTCCTCCGACGGCTCCAGCGGCAGCGACAAAGACGACGCC GCCGCCAAAAAGAAGAGGCGGCGCTGCGACGCCGCAGCCGCTAGCCACGAACACAGGAACGCGGGCGATGACGCGCCCGCTTCCTCCGGCTCTTCTTTcgtctcctcctcgtcctcctggcTGGAGGCCGTCATCTCCGACTCTCCCGCCGCGCCGTGTGCCACCTCGCCCGCTTCTTCCGGCTCGCCCACCCCCAACAAGTGTCCCGACTCGGCCGATGAATCTGACATCGAGGGCATGGACGCCAAGCTGCTGCACCTGCTCGGATGCTGTTAG
- the egfl7 gene encoding epidermal growth factor-like protein 7, with protein sequence MIQTTFLAALLVLHVAHTPLACAHYGRRVCSGRQHHHVVMATESYVLPLHKPYMTACQGHRLCSTYKTAYTVAYRQVSRVVSFSNFYPQCCPGWRRFHSLNCNQDVDECVEQHPCSQGCVNTVGSFRCFCRDGFFLAGDSRSCRRLEASDSTPAPPTGGTSGIILKNVTEEVQNLKSRMELLEQKLQVALAPYSSVFPEEGGLENSATLLSHSFRQLDRIDSLSEQIGFLEERLGTCSCQEN encoded by the exons ATGATCCAAACGACGTTCCTCGCCGCCCTCCTCGTACTCCACGTCGCACACACACCCTTGGCCTGCGCACACTACGG GAGGAGAGTGTGTAGCGGCCGCCAGCATCATCACGTCGTCATGGCAACAGAGTCGTACGTTCTGCCCCTGCACAAGCCCTACATGACAGCGTGCCAGGGCCACCGCCTCTGCAGCACCTACAA AACAGCGTACACGGTGGCGTATCGCCAGGTGAGCAGGGTGGTGTCTTTCTCCAACTTCTACCCACAATGTTGTCCGGGATGGCGACGCTTTCACTCGCTCAACTGTAACCAAG ATGTGGACGAGTGCGTGGAGCAGCATCCGTGCTCTCAAGGGTGCGTCAACACAGTCGGTAGTTTCCGATGTTTCTGCCGCGACGGTTTCTTCCTAGCTGGGGATTCGCGCTCCTGTCGACGTTTAGAAGCATCCGATTCCACTCCAGCGCCACCAACAG GCGGAACTTCAGGTATTATTCTCAAGAACGTGACGGAGGAAGTGCAGAACTTAAAGAGCAGAATGGAACTTCTGGAACAA AAGCTGCAGGTGGCGCTGGCGCCGTACAGCAGCGTTTTCCCAGAGGAGGGTGGGTTGGAGAACAGCGCCACCTTGCTGTCGCACTCCTTCCGCCAGCTGGACCGCATCGACTCCCTGAGCGAGCAGATCGGATTCCTAGAGGAGCGTCTGGGAACCT GTTCCTGCCAGGAAAACTAG
- the LOC133163288 gene encoding transcription factor 7-like 1-B isoform X3, translating to MQYLPCQMTPQVVHSQPSFTYPTAPPQPKKSLPVVPLPEGATLHAVGMLNGEVLYEAVDASQAAPPPLLPPTTTCSSSLKTKRKRRRKPAGVKKPPNAFKCFLRERRPALKNQLEQKDSVAVNKFLEQLWTSLSKEQQAKYYEQAHVEKELNEQLSSDGSSGSDKDDAAAKKKRRRCDAAAASHEHRNAGDDAPASSGSSFVSSSSSWLEAVISDSPAAPCATSPASSGSPTPNKCPDSADESDIEGMDAKLLHLLGCC from the exons ATGCAG TACTTACCCTGCCAGATGACGCCTCAGGTGGTCCACAGCCAGCCGTCCTTCACCTACCCAACGGCGCCACCGCAGCCG AAAAAGAGCCTCCCTGTGGTGCCGCTTCCCGAAGGTGCCACGCTGCACGCCGTCGGGATGCT CAACGGCGAAGTGTTGTACGAGGCGGTGGACGCCTCTCAGGCCGCGCcacctcctcttcttccccCCACGACCACCTGCTCCTCCAG TCTTAAAACGAAGCGCAAGCGGCGACGCAAGCCCGCCGGGGTCAAAAAGCCGCCCAACGCCTTCAAATGCTTTCTCCGAGAGCGACGCCCGGCGCTGAAGAACCAACTGGAGCAGAAGGACAGCGTGGCTGTCAACAAGTTCCTGGAACAGCTG TGGACGtcgttgagcaaggagcagCAGGCCAAATATTACGAACAGGCCCACGTGGAGAAGGAGCTGAACGAGCAGCTGTCCTCCGACGGCTCCAGCGGCAGCGACAAAGACGACGCC GCCGCCAAAAAGAAGAGGCGGCGCTGCGACGCCGCAGCCGCTAGCCACGAACACAGGAACGCGGGCGATGACGCGCCCGCTTCCTCCGGCTCTTCTTTcgtctcctcctcgtcctcctggcTGGAGGCCGTCATCTCCGACTCTCCCGCCGCGCCGTGTGCCACCTCGCCCGCTTCTTCCGGCTCGCCCACCCCCAACAAGTGTCCCGACTCGGCCGATGAATCTGACATCGAGGGCATGGACGCCAAGCTGCTGCACCTGCTCGGATGCTGTTAG